The following coding sequences lie in one Sphingobium sp. KCTC 72723 genomic window:
- the nuoH gene encoding NADH-quinone oxidoreductase subunit NuoH, with the protein MTAFFQNFGMPFEGAWLLSTVIGILLIALPVMLAVAMIIYADRKIWAAMALRRGPNVVGPFGLLQSFADGLKVFLQETIVPSASNKALFLIAPIITFTVALMAWAVIPFQIGVVLADINVGLLYILAISSLGVYGIVLAGWASNSKYPFYSAIRASAQMISYEVSIGFILICVVLWAGSFNLTAIVESQKGYYGFLNGNGFNPLLFPMAIMFLISAMAETARAPFDLTEAESELVAGYQTEYSSMAFALYWLGEYANVILMCALNAILFWGGYLPPVDWAPLYYVPGILWLFAKILFFFFVFSWVKATVPRYRYDQLMRLGWKIFLPTSLFFVFLVSGFLMLTRYGG; encoded by the coding sequence TGATGCTGGCCGTCGCGATGATCATCTATGCCGATCGCAAGATATGGGCGGCGATGGCGCTGCGCCGTGGTCCCAACGTGGTCGGCCCGTTCGGCCTGCTTCAGTCCTTTGCGGACGGCCTCAAGGTGTTCCTTCAGGAAACCATCGTCCCGTCGGCGTCGAACAAGGCGCTGTTCCTGATCGCGCCGATCATCACCTTCACGGTCGCTTTGATGGCATGGGCGGTGATCCCGTTCCAGATCGGCGTGGTGCTGGCGGACATCAATGTCGGCTTGCTCTACATTCTCGCAATTTCTTCGCTGGGTGTGTATGGCATCGTGCTGGCGGGCTGGGCCTCCAACTCCAAATATCCTTTCTATTCCGCGATCCGCGCCAGCGCGCAGATGATCAGTTATGAAGTCTCGATCGGCTTCATTTTGATCTGCGTGGTTTTGTGGGCGGGCAGTTTCAACCTGACCGCGATCGTGGAAAGCCAGAAGGGCTATTATGGCTTCCTGAACGGCAATGGCTTCAACCCGTTGCTGTTCCCGATGGCGATCATGTTCCTGATTTCCGCCATGGCCGAAACCGCGCGTGCGCCGTTCGACCTGACTGAAGCGGAAAGCGAGCTGGTCGCGGGTTATCAGACCGAATATTCGTCGATGGCCTTCGCGCTCTACTGGCTCGGCGAATATGCCAACGTCATCCTGATGTGCGCATTGAACGCGATCCTGTTCTGGGGTGGCTATCTGCCCCCGGTCGACTGGGCGCCGCTTTATTATGTGCCGGGCATATTGTGGCTGTTCGCCAAGATCCTGTTCTTCTTCTTCGTCTTTTCCTGGGTAAAGGCGACGGTGCCTCGTTACCGTTATGACCAGTTGATGCGGCTGGGCTGGAAAATCTTCCTGCCGACCTCGCTCTTCTTCGTCTTTCTGGTGTCGGGCTTCCTCATGCTGACGAGGTATGGGGGATGA